A genomic region of Deinococcus sp. KSM4-11 contains the following coding sequences:
- a CDS encoding ABC transporter permease, with amino-acid sequence MTDIIIQALVRALAVGTPLLLASLGAIVNERAGVVNLGMEGVMAVGALAAFAVAASAPDANLWVAVIASMLAGAALCALHALATVMLRANQFVSGLALALLGTGAAGLLGKRFEGAPLFNKVPDWTLGSLTISPFTVVALLLAGVLAFVLSATRFGLTLRSVGENPAAADVLGVNVGLVRVLAVMGGGALGGLAGAFLSLSYRSAWSDNMAGGLGWIAVALVIFVAWQPLRAVAGALFFGFLYYLQFRLQGNSPIPTEVFSAMPFVLVLVVLALAGRRGQAGSAPAGLGRAYVRGER; translated from the coding sequence ATGACGGACATCATCATCCAGGCGCTGGTGCGGGCGCTGGCGGTGGGCACACCGCTGCTGCTCGCCAGTCTGGGCGCCATCGTGAACGAGCGGGCGGGCGTCGTGAACCTGGGCATGGAGGGCGTCATGGCGGTCGGGGCCCTCGCGGCCTTCGCCGTGGCGGCCAGCGCGCCCGACGCGAACCTGTGGGTGGCCGTGATCGCGTCCATGCTGGCGGGCGCGGCCCTGTGCGCCCTGCACGCCCTGGCCACGGTCATGCTGCGCGCCAACCAGTTCGTGAGCGGGCTGGCCCTGGCCCTGCTCGGCACCGGCGCGGCGGGCCTGCTCGGCAAGCGGTTCGAGGGGGCTCCCCTGTTCAACAAGGTGCCGGACTGGACGCTGGGCAGCCTGACCATCAGCCCCTTCACGGTGGTGGCCCTGCTTCTGGCCGGGGTGCTGGCCTTCGTGCTGAGCGCCACCCGGTTCGGCCTGACGCTGCGGTCGGTGGGCGAGAACCCGGCCGCGGCCGACGTGCTGGGTGTCAACGTCGGGCTGGTGAGGGTGCTGGCCGTCATGGGCGGGGGCGCCCTCGGCGGCCTGGCGGGCGCGTTCCTGTCGCTCTCGTACCGCTCCGCATGGTCCGACAACATGGCCGGCGGCCTGGGCTGGATCGCGGTGGCCCTAGTGATCTTCGTGGCGTGGCAACCACTACGGGCGGTGGCGGGCGCCCTGTTCTTCGGGTTCCTGTACTACTTGCAGTTCCGCTTGCAGGGCAACAGCCCCATTCCCACCGAGGTCTTCAGCGCCATGCCCTTCGTGCTGGTGCTCGTGGTGCTGGCCCTCGCGGGACGACGTGGGCAGGCCGGGTCTGCTCCGGCCGGACTGGGCCGCGCCTACGTGCGCGGTGAGCGCTAG
- the msrP gene encoding protein-methionine-sulfoxide reductase catalytic subunit MsrP, which yields MPDSKDPQDTSRTGRRDFLKNAGLFTVTAAGLAGGLEALTRRPGAGSAEAQGTAFVRPARPLGPYDTNEAVTPWDQATTYNNFYEFGTDKGDPARLAASLKPRPWTVKIDGEVKKPQTVDIDTLQGWFPLEDRIYRMRCVEGWSMVMPWLGFSLASLIRRIEPTSKAKYVQFTALYDPKQFPGQRGNVLDWPYVEGLRLDEAMHPLAFMAVGLDGKVLPGQNGAPLRLVVPWKYGFKNIKSIVKITLTAQQPKTTWALAAPDEYGFYANVNPAVPHPRWSQATERRIGELSRRPTLPFNGYVDQVAGLYKGMDLRKNF from the coding sequence ATGCCAGATTCCAAGGATCCGCAGGACACCAGCCGCACGGGCCGCCGGGACTTTCTCAAGAACGCCGGCCTGTTCACCGTGACCGCTGCCGGACTGGCCGGTGGGCTGGAGGCCCTGACCCGCCGCCCCGGTGCAGGCAGCGCCGAGGCGCAGGGCACAGCCTTCGTGCGCCCTGCCCGACCCCTCGGGCCTTACGACACGAACGAGGCCGTCACGCCTTGGGATCAGGCGACGACCTACAACAACTTCTATGAGTTCGGCACCGACAAGGGCGACCCGGCCCGCCTGGCGGCCAGTCTGAAGCCCCGCCCGTGGACTGTGAAGATCGACGGCGAGGTGAAGAAACCCCAGACAGTGGACATCGACACCCTGCAGGGCTGGTTCCCGCTGGAAGACCGCATCTACCGCATGCGCTGCGTGGAGGGCTGGAGCATGGTCATGCCCTGGCTGGGCTTCTCGCTGGCCTCCCTGATCCGGCGCATCGAACCCACGAGTAAGGCCAAGTATGTGCAGTTCACGGCCCTCTACGATCCGAAGCAGTTCCCCGGTCAGCGCGGCAATGTCCTCGACTGGCCGTATGTGGAGGGCCTGCGGCTGGACGAGGCGATGCACCCGCTGGCCTTCATGGCGGTCGGCCTGGACGGCAAGGTGCTGCCGGGCCAGAACGGGGCGCCGCTGCGGCTGGTCGTGCCGTGGAAGTACGGCTTCAAGAACATCAAGAGCATCGTGAAGATCACCCTGACCGCACAGCAGCCCAAGACCACCTGGGCGCTCGCCGCGCCAGACGAATACGGCTTCTACGCGAACGTGAACCCGGCCGTGCCGCACCCCCGCTGGAGTCAGGCGACCGAGCGGCGCATCGGTGAACTGAGCCGCCGTCCGACGCTGCCCTTCAACGGGTATGTGGATCAGGTCGCGGGGCTGTACAAGGGTATGGATCTGCGGAAGAACTTCTGA
- a CDS encoding PhoU domain-containing protein: MTSGITPAGQASTALVTARFLRMLSIVLEQLGAVRDADTRAEFAGLTAHAKILERETDALEREIEDACLHAFTVARDLETFAPRVRSATLQDAMPIVRLLSQMVEHLSYAFAERDLNAAHAVMRLDFEQVDALYEQMQRASLTRLLERPEDTEVALTAGRMARHLERLGDHLVNVAERLETLVLCPERALH, from the coding sequence ATGACGTCCGGCATCACCCCGGCAGGCCAGGCCAGTACCGCGCTGGTCACTGCCCGCTTCCTGAGGATGCTCAGCATCGTGCTCGAGCAGTTGGGCGCCGTGCGTGACGCCGACACCCGCGCCGAATTCGCCGGCCTGACCGCCCATGCCAAGATTTTGGAACGCGAGACGGACGCCCTGGAACGCGAGATCGAGGACGCCTGCCTGCACGCCTTCACGGTCGCCCGTGACCTGGAGACCTTCGCGCCCCGCGTGCGCTCCGCCACCCTGCAGGACGCCATGCCCATCGTCCGGCTGTTGTCGCAGATGGTCGAGCACCTCTCGTACGCTTTCGCGGAGCGCGACTTGAACGCCGCACACGCGGTCATGCGCCTGGATTTCGAGCAGGTCGACGCGCTGTACGAGCAGATGCAGCGCGCCAGCCTGACCCGCCTGCTGGAACGCCCCGAAGACACCGAGGTCGCGCTGACGGCCGGGCGGATGGCCCGCCACCTCGAACGCCTGGGCGATCACCTCGTGAATGTGGCCGAGCGGCTGGAGACATTGGTGCTGTGCCCGGAACGGGCCCTCCACTGA
- the msrQ gene encoding protein-methionine-sulfoxide reductase heme-binding subunit MsrQ: MERPVSATRTTASPARPRAGARPLGWLVPAVTVGGLIPVAILIQDALTGLLGANPIQRATLQTGQLTLLLLVLSLACTPLRLLTRWTWPARIRKSLGLLAFGYATLHFLIYLFDHGFSLGVMTDDVVKRPFVTAGFTALLLLVPLALTSRKDSVKRLGFQRWTRIHQLVYVAVSLGALHYYWGVKKDHTPPLIYAGVIAALFLIRWLWPRLRPVTRGARVA, encoded by the coding sequence ATGGAACGGCCGGTTTCTGCCACACGGACCACCGCGAGCCCGGCCCGGCCCCGCGCGGGTGCGCGCCCGCTGGGCTGGCTGGTGCCGGCGGTCACGGTGGGCGGCCTGATTCCGGTCGCCATCCTGATCCAGGACGCCCTGACCGGCCTGCTGGGTGCGAATCCGATCCAGCGGGCCACCCTCCAGACCGGCCAGCTGACGCTGCTGCTGCTGGTACTGTCACTGGCCTGCACGCCCCTGCGCCTGCTGACCCGCTGGACGTGGCCCGCCCGGATCCGCAAGAGCCTGGGACTCCTGGCCTTCGGGTACGCCACCCTGCACTTCCTGATCTACCTGTTCGACCACGGGTTCTCGCTGGGCGTGATGACCGACGATGTCGTGAAGCGGCCCTTCGTGACCGCGGGCTTCACGGCCCTGCTGCTGCTGGTGCCGCTGGCCCTGACCAGCCGCAAGGATTCCGTGAAACGCCTGGGATTCCAGCGCTGGACGCGAATTCATCAGCTTGTGTATGTGGCGGTCAGCCTGGGCGCGCTGCACTACTACTGGGGGGTCAAGAAGGATCACACCCCGCCGCTGATCTACGCGGGCGTGATCGCCGCGTTGTTCCTGATTCGCTGGCTGTGGCCCCGCCTGCGTCCGGTCACCAGGGGAGCGAGGGTGGCCTGA
- a CDS encoding M3 family oligoendopeptidase has translation MTITDLPRWRTTDLYAGLDDPALASALSALADDVGTLGALYDELNIHEHGNVVTVPALERVLDATNRVTSRAATLRSYLNAFTSTDSRDAVAQQLMSRFTTTTLPLGPLRSRLTAWFGELDEVAIEALTAGTPELEAHAHLIRRAVALARHQMGPAEEDLAARLRPSGAGGWAKLHGNVSSVLTGTFREQTLPVTALRALATDPDEAVRKEAFDAEIAAWKTVDVVMAACLNGVKGEEGTLATRRGFTSPVGPSLLTHGIDAQTLDAMQGAVARSLPEFHRYFRAKAHALGKSSLDWWDLFAPVGHSATPWTYDAGTRFVERQFRAYSPALGDFAARAFREDWVDAGPRDGKRSGAFCMRWEGDQSRVLMNHDPSLDSVSTLAHELGHAYHNLQLAHLPPLQRETPMTLAETASIFCETIIQNAALEQATGEERLYALETQLLGHAQVVVDIHSRFLFEQAVYERRAERDLVPQELCDLMTWAQRETHGDALGTLHPYMWAVKGHYYGLPFYNYPYTFGLLFGLGLYAQYQTARTQGDEAVRDFQRRYDTLLSRTGQATPLDLAQGFGIDLRAPDFWEGSLDVIRRQIAAYVELTA, from the coding sequence ATGACCATCACAGACCTGCCGCGCTGGCGGACGACTGACCTGTATGCCGGTCTGGACGACCCGGCCCTCGCCTCTGCCCTGAGCGCGCTGGCCGACGATGTGGGCACGCTCGGTGCCCTGTACGACGAGCTGAACATCCACGAGCACGGCAACGTCGTCACCGTGCCAGCGCTGGAGCGGGTGCTGGACGCCACCAACCGCGTGACCAGCCGGGCCGCGACCCTGCGCTCGTACCTCAACGCCTTCACCTCCACCGACAGCCGCGACGCGGTGGCGCAGCAGTTGATGTCGAGGTTCACGACCACGACGCTTCCGCTGGGCCCTCTGCGCTCCCGCCTGACCGCGTGGTTCGGCGAACTGGACGAGGTCGCCATTGAGGCGCTGACGGCCGGAACTCCGGAGCTGGAGGCCCATGCGCACCTGATCCGCCGCGCCGTGGCCCTCGCGCGCCACCAGATGGGCCCCGCTGAAGAAGACCTCGCCGCGCGCCTGCGTCCCAGCGGAGCGGGCGGCTGGGCCAAACTGCACGGGAACGTCAGCTCCGTCCTGACCGGCACCTTCCGGGAGCAGACCCTGCCCGTGACGGCCCTGCGTGCCCTGGCGACCGATCCCGACGAGGCAGTCCGCAAGGAAGCCTTCGATGCCGAGATCGCCGCGTGGAAGACGGTGGACGTGGTCATGGCCGCATGCCTGAACGGCGTGAAAGGGGAGGAAGGAACGCTGGCCACCCGGCGCGGCTTCACGAGTCCCGTCGGGCCGAGCCTGCTGACACACGGCATCGACGCGCAGACGCTGGACGCCATGCAGGGAGCCGTGGCGCGCTCCCTGCCCGAGTTCCACCGGTATTTCCGGGCCAAGGCCCACGCGCTGGGCAAGTCCAGCCTGGACTGGTGGGACCTGTTCGCGCCCGTGGGGCACAGCGCCACCCCCTGGACGTACGACGCCGGAACCCGCTTCGTGGAGCGGCAGTTCCGCGCCTACAGCCCGGCCCTGGGCGACTTCGCCGCCCGCGCCTTCCGGGAAGACTGGGTCGATGCCGGCCCGCGCGACGGCAAACGCAGCGGGGCCTTCTGTATGCGCTGGGAGGGCGACCAGAGCCGGGTCCTGATGAACCACGATCCCAGCCTCGACAGCGTGAGTACCCTCGCGCACGAACTCGGACACGCGTACCACAACCTCCAGCTCGCGCACCTGCCGCCCCTGCAACGCGAGACGCCCATGACCCTCGCGGAGACGGCCAGCATCTTCTGCGAAACGATCATCCAGAACGCGGCGCTGGAGCAGGCCACCGGCGAGGAACGCCTGTACGCCCTCGAAACGCAGCTCCTCGGGCACGCCCAGGTGGTCGTGGACATCCACAGCCGTTTCCTGTTCGAGCAGGCCGTGTACGAGCGCCGGGCCGAGCGCGACCTGGTTCCTCAGGAACTGTGCGACCTGATGACGTGGGCGCAACGGGAAACCCACGGTGATGCGCTGGGCACCCTGCACCCCTACATGTGGGCCGTGAAGGGCCACTACTATGGCCTGCCGTTCTACAACTACCCGTACACCTTCGGCCTGCTGTTCGGCCTGGGCCTGTATGCCCAGTACCAGACGGCCCGCACACAGGGCGACGAGGCGGTACGGGACTTCCAGCGCCGCTACGACACCCTGCTTTCCCGGACGGGGCAGGCCACGCCGCTAGACCTTGCCCAGGGGTTCGGAATCGACCTGCGGGCCCCGGACTTCTGGGAGGGCAGCCTGGACGTCATCCGCCGCCAGATCGCGGCCTACGTGGAACTGACCGCCTGA
- a CDS encoding peroxidase-related enzyme (This protein belongs to a clade of uncharacterized proteins related to peroxidases such as the alkylhydroperoxidase AhpD.), with product MTTISWLAVPDDASAPEGVRKLWQKSGANLGFVPNVFRAQALNGDQFLAWWAYFNLLVNKDGFLSPADREMLAVVVSGANRCVYCEVSHGAALRGLLADPVLADVVAVNWRHARLGAREAAMCAYAEKLTLSPAEMTEADLTPLRDAGLSDNAILELVQVVGMFNLTNRVSSALGFVPNAEYHAQHR from the coding sequence ATGACGACTATTTCCTGGCTGGCCGTGCCGGACGATGCGTCCGCGCCCGAGGGCGTCCGCAAACTGTGGCAGAAGTCCGGGGCGAACCTGGGCTTCGTGCCGAACGTCTTCCGGGCGCAGGCCCTGAACGGTGACCAGTTCCTGGCATGGTGGGCGTACTTCAACCTGCTCGTGAACAAGGACGGGTTCCTGAGTCCGGCCGACCGGGAGATGCTGGCCGTGGTTGTCAGCGGCGCCAACCGCTGCGTGTACTGCGAGGTATCGCATGGAGCGGCTCTGCGCGGCCTGCTGGCCGATCCGGTGCTGGCAGACGTGGTCGCCGTGAACTGGCGGCATGCCCGCCTGGGAGCGCGCGAGGCGGCGATGTGCGCGTACGCGGAAAAACTGACCCTGTCCCCGGCCGAGATGACCGAGGCTGACCTGACGCCCCTCAGGGACGCCGGGCTCAGCGATAACGCCATTCTGGAACTGGTGCAGGTGGTGGGCATGTTCAACCTCACCAACCGCGTGAGCAGTGCGCTGGGCTTCGTGCCGAACGCGGAGTACCACGCCCAGCACCGCTGA
- a CDS encoding ABC transporter ATP-binding protein: MTVAPPAVLQLRGITKRFPGVVANDGVDLTLQRGEVLALLGENGAGKSTLISILYGLYQPDEGHVELAGKAVRIGSPAQARALGIGLVPQHPLLVARHSVAENLALGGGSVLFPARGIAGRIRELSGKYGLEVDPSARVADLSPGEKQRVEIIRALLGGAQVLILDEPTSVLTPQEAQGLFRVMRELRADGRSLIFISHKLDEVLDIADRVTVLRRGRVVGGVPTAGATRESLAELMVGRSVDFTRKRGAGPTTPDTLLTVRDLSATGSRGLPALRGVSFDLARGEVMGVAGIAGNGQSELVEVLAGLHAATGAVTLDGQPLSGGAQARFRTGVAHIPEDRIHSGTVPSMTVAENVALRAYDQPPLARGLARDLNQVDDLARREVQAYDVATPGIHTPSRLLSGGNIQKLILARELAGSPKLILAVHPTYGLDIGATDQVHRVLLERTQGGAGVLLVSEDLDELLSLSDRIGVMVGGALLGPFPAAEVTRESLGLLMGGAHPHSVPGAEQGVVGGGAA, encoded by the coding sequence ATGACTGTGGCCCCCCCAGCAGTGTTGCAACTGAGAGGTATCACCAAACGCTTTCCGGGGGTCGTGGCGAACGACGGCGTCGATCTGACCCTCCAGCGTGGCGAGGTGCTCGCCCTGCTCGGAGAGAACGGTGCGGGCAAGAGCACGCTGATCTCCATTCTGTACGGCCTGTACCAGCCGGACGAGGGCCACGTGGAACTGGCCGGGAAGGCGGTGCGGATCGGCAGTCCGGCGCAGGCGCGGGCTCTCGGGATCGGGCTCGTGCCCCAACACCCGCTGCTGGTCGCGCGGCACTCAGTCGCGGAAAACCTGGCACTGGGGGGCGGCAGCGTCCTGTTCCCGGCGCGGGGGATCGCGGGCCGCATCCGGGAGCTGTCCGGGAAGTACGGTCTGGAGGTCGATCCGTCGGCGCGCGTGGCCGACCTGTCGCCCGGCGAGAAACAGCGCGTAGAGATCATCCGGGCGCTGCTGGGCGGCGCACAGGTTCTGATCCTCGACGAGCCTACGTCGGTGCTCACGCCGCAGGAGGCGCAGGGCCTGTTCCGCGTGATGCGCGAACTGCGTGCCGATGGCCGCTCCCTGATCTTCATCTCGCACAAGCTGGACGAGGTGCTGGATATCGCAGACCGCGTGACCGTGCTGCGGCGCGGCCGGGTGGTGGGCGGCGTGCCCACGGCCGGCGCGACCCGAGAATCTCTGGCGGAACTGATGGTCGGGCGCTCGGTAGACTTCACCCGCAAACGTGGCGCGGGGCCGACCACACCCGACACGTTACTCACGGTGCGTGACCTCAGCGCGACCGGATCGCGCGGATTACCCGCGTTACGCGGCGTGTCCTTCGACCTTGCGCGCGGCGAGGTGATGGGTGTGGCGGGCATTGCCGGGAATGGCCAGAGCGAACTGGTCGAGGTTCTCGCGGGCCTGCACGCGGCCACCGGGGCGGTGACGCTGGACGGACAGCCCCTGAGCGGTGGAGCGCAGGCGCGGTTCCGAACCGGCGTGGCGCACATTCCCGAGGACCGTATCCACTCGGGCACCGTTCCCAGCATGACGGTGGCCGAGAACGTCGCCCTGCGCGCCTACGACCAGCCGCCGCTGGCGCGCGGCCTGGCCCGCGACCTGAATCAGGTGGACGACCTGGCGCGGCGCGAGGTTCAGGCCTACGATGTGGCCACGCCGGGGATTCACACGCCCAGCCGCCTGCTGAGCGGCGGCAACATCCAGAAGCTGATCCTGGCGCGAGAACTGGCGGGCTCACCGAAACTGATCCTAGCGGTGCATCCCACCTACGGCCTGGATATCGGCGCGACGGATCAGGTGCACCGGGTGCTGCTGGAGCGCACGCAGGGCGGCGCGGGCGTGCTGCTGGTCAGCGAAGACCTGGACGAGCTGCTGAGCCTGTCGGACCGGATCGGGGTGATGGTCGGTGGGGCTCTGCTGGGGCCTTTCCCGGCGGCCGAGGTCACGCGCGAGTCGCTGGGGCTGCTGATGGGCGGCGCCCACCCCCACTCCGTGCCGGGCGCGGAACAGGGCGTGGTCGGCGGAGGCGCGGCGTGA
- a CDS encoding ABC transporter permease, with the protein MRFVALPAPSTARSALVTLAAVVVALLICALIFVVYGVSPLAVYSSMLSGTLGASTGLAEVGRRTIPLLLIGSGLALAFRAQFFNIGAEGQLLLGAVFAAGVALFVPLPGPLVAPAMYVMGALGGGLWAGLAAWLRRLNVNEILSTLMLNYVAVAVVTYLIAGPWKGKDVRGYIYTDNIPASGYLPVVPGTQVHWPTLLLGIAVALGLQWLLTRSTFGYALRVVGENPGAARYAGLNAVGIATAVALITGGAAGLAGAGEVAGIHHRLLEAGQISLGYGFTAVIVAWLARGNPALCLVTAPLMGVILAGGDLLKIDLNMPFRVVDVFSGVILLCLIASEVFVRHRVVWGRA; encoded by the coding sequence ATGCGCTTCGTGGCCCTGCCCGCCCCGAGCACAGCCCGGTCGGCACTGGTGACGCTGGCCGCCGTCGTGGTGGCGCTGCTCATCTGCGCGCTGATCTTCGTGGTGTACGGCGTGTCGCCGCTCGCCGTGTACAGCTCGATGCTCAGCGGCACCCTCGGGGCAAGCACCGGGCTGGCCGAGGTGGGTCGCCGGACCATTCCGCTGCTGCTGATCGGCTCGGGCCTGGCACTGGCGTTCCGGGCGCAGTTCTTCAACATCGGTGCGGAGGGGCAACTGCTGCTGGGCGCGGTGTTTGCGGCGGGCGTGGCGCTGTTCGTGCCACTGCCCGGCCCACTGGTCGCGCCGGCCATGTACGTCATGGGCGCGCTGGGCGGGGGCCTGTGGGCTGGGCTGGCCGCGTGGCTGCGCCGCCTGAACGTGAACGAGATCCTGTCCACGCTGATGCTCAACTACGTGGCCGTGGCCGTCGTGACCTACCTGATCGCGGGGCCGTGGAAGGGGAAAGACGTGCGTGGGTACATCTACACCGACAACATCCCCGCCAGCGGTTACCTGCCGGTCGTTCCGGGAACGCAGGTGCACTGGCCCACGCTGCTGCTGGGCATCGCGGTCGCGCTGGGCCTGCAATGGCTGCTGACGCGCTCGACCTTCGGCTACGCGCTGCGGGTGGTGGGCGAGAATCCCGGCGCGGCCCGTTACGCAGGGTTGAATGCGGTCGGCATTGCCACAGCTGTCGCCCTGATCACCGGCGGGGCGGCCGGTCTGGCCGGAGCAGGCGAGGTCGCGGGCATCCACCACCGCCTGCTGGAGGCCGGGCAGATCTCTCTCGGTTACGGCTTCACGGCCGTGATCGTGGCGTGGCTGGCGCGCGGCAATCCGGCGTTGTGCCTGGTGACGGCCCCGCTGATGGGCGTGATCCTGGCGGGCGGAGACCTGCTGAAGATCGACCTGAACATGCCGTTCCGGGTGGTGGACGTGTTCTCTGGCGTGATCCTGCTGTGCCTGATCGCCTCGGAGGTCTTCGTTCGCCACCGGGTCGTGTGGGGCCGCGCGTGA